AATCTTAAGTATGCAAGTAATGGTGTTATTGTTCCAAATTATGGTGCAAAGGGAATTATTATTTTTAATACCGGAAGCGGATACAATGCCTTTGACGCTGCCTGCCCAAATCAGGAAATCAGTTCTTGCACGGCCATGACAATTGACGGTATAAATGCTGTATGTTCCTGCGACAAAACTTCTTACAGTTTATTTACAGGACTAGGAAATAAAGAATATCCTTTAAAACAATATAAAGTTCAAGTAAGCGGAACTGTAATTCACGTTTACAATTAAAACATAAAAAAAGCCTGAAATTCAGGCTTTTTTTATTTTAGAATTTCAGACTCAATCCAGCTAAGAAATTAATTCCTGCCTGCGGATAATAATAGGGATAGATATCCCACATCGCTCCGTTTGAAACATATTTTTTATCTAAAATATTATTTACCAAACCCGTAATCGTAATAGATTTAAATACTGATTTTGGTTGTATTTCGTAAGAGATATTCAAATCGTTTACAAAGTAATCAGCTAGTTTTGCCGAAGGTAATTCGATATTATTCATATACTGTTCTCCTACATATTTTTGTAATAATGAAATATACAATCTGTCAATAGGTTTGTAAACAATAATATTTCCTGCAATTACTTCTGGAGAATAGGCAATTTTAGTTGTTCCATAATATTGTCCTTCTACAGCCAGATCAACATTTTTATTACTGCTTAAAGTAAAGTTTGGTCGAAGTGTGAATTTTTCTGAAAGTAAAATAGTGGCATCAAATTCAAAACCTAAACGATAACTTTTCTCGGTATTGGCACGAATTGGGTTTCCAACATCATCTAATCTTCCTGTTAAGATTAATTGGTCTTTGTACCCCATATAATAAAGGTTAGAATTCAACTGAAATTTCTCTGAATTAAATCTCCATCCAAATTCAAAATCGTTTAATTTTTCAGGTTTTACATTTCCGCCTTCATAATCGGTTCTGTTAGGTTCGCGATTGGCACGAGCGTACGAAAAGTATAAGGTATTTTTTTGGTTGATTTCGAAATTTAATCCTGCTTTTGGATTAAAGAAATCAAAAGTATCATCTACTATACCTGTTTCATAGCTATTGGCTTTGTAATGAACTCTACGATATTGTAAATCACCATAAAAACTCAATTTTTCAGTTAATTGATAATTGGCTTTTGCAAAAATATTTCCATCTGTTTTTGTTGAGAAATCATCATAATAATGATCTCCAAGTTCTGATTGTGATGCGTATCTGGCCCAGATTACTTTTCCGTAATGATCGCCTTCGTATTTGTTCCAGCCTCCGCCAAAAATAGCGTCTAGTTTTTCTTCTTTATATTTTACTGAAAAGGTTGTTCCGTAAAAATCATTGTCTAACCATTTCTGACGTACTAAATCTGTTGTGGTAATAGTTCCAACAGGATTTAGATTGTAATCAGACATTTCAGCATCTTCTTTGTAATTTTCGTAATATCCCTGACCTTTTGTGTAATGAAAAGCAAGATTTGTACTCCATTTATCCGAAAGTGATTCGCTCCAATGCAGCTGATAATGGTTTTGTTTGTAATTATCAGTTTCATTATCATAAAAACGAACATTTCCAGCCTCATCTGTATACATTCCAGCCGAATTGAATGTTCGGTCTGAATTTAAGGTTTGAGCATCAATTCCGTTCCAAGATTGGTATGTTTTTTCGGTTCCGCCAAAAACCAAAGCTTTGATTAATGTGGTTTTCCCAACATACGTTCCTTGAAGGAAATACGATTTCAAATCAGAACTTGCACGATCAACATATCCATCAGATTTAATGGCAGACAAGCGTCCAGCAACTTCAAAATGATCATTTAATAATCCTGTACTGAATTTTACGGTGTTTTTCATCGAGTTAAAACTTCCGTAAGAACTTGAAATTTCTCCATTGGCTTTAGAAGCATAACTATCAGTCAGCATATTTAAACTGGCACCAAAAGCACCTGAACCATTTGTTGATGTTCCAACACCACGCTGCAGCTGAAGACTTTCGACAGAAGAAGCAAAATCAGGCATATTTACCCAAAAAGTTCCCTGACTTTCAGCATCGTTATATGGAATCCCGTTGATGGTAACGTTTACACGAGTTGCATCGCTTCCGCGGACTCTGATTCCAGTATACCCTATTCCGCCTCCTGCATCAGATGTTGTAACCACCGAAGGAAGATAGTTCATTAAAACTGGAATATCTTGACCCAGATTTCTGTATTTAATCTCTTTTTTATCCATATTACTAAACGTAACTGGTGTTTTAGAAGTCACACGAACTGCCGAAACCAAAACCTCATCAAGAGAATTTACTTTGGTAGAGTCTTGCTGTTGTGCAAAAGAGAATAGAGGAAAGAAAATAGAAGAAAGAAATAAAACAGACGACTTTTGGATCAGCTTTGAACCTTTGCGCCTTTGCAGCTTTGTACCTTTAAAAGTACCTTTAAATAAAGTTTTCATTCGTAAAAAATTACGAATAAAAGGGGGAATTATTCTTTTGTTAAATTAATAAATGTGTTTCACGACAAAATAAAGTGTGCACGCTCGATAGTGTCGTTTTCCCTTAGCAACATTACTCGCTCAGGTTCTTTGGGTATGATCTCAGCTCGTTATTTAGAGCACCCCTTTGAGACAGTGCAAAGGTAATGTTAAAATATTTAAAACTCCAAAAAAGAAATTCCAAATTCCATTGAAATGCTTTTAAAGCTGTTTTTGGAATTTGGAACTAAGTATTGGGATCTAATCTAAATTTGGTTTTTTGCGGGATTGTTTTAAATCAGAAAGATTCTTTTTATCCTTGATTCTTTTTTTGATTACAGACTTTGGAACTTTTGTAGCTTTTCTAACCTTTGGAACATACAATCCCTTTTTAAGGATTTCAAAAAATCGTTTGGTGACAATTTCTTTATTTTTGAGCTGGCTTCGGTCTTCGTCACAATTTAAAATCAAGATGTTTTCTGAAGTTAATCTTGCCGATAAATTTTCTTTTAATAATAACTTTTCATCATCAGATAACGCTTGTGAATTTTCGAGATCAAAAGACAAAATGACTTTTGATGAAACTTTGTTCACATTCTGTCCGCCCGCACCACTGCTTCTAACGGCTTTAAAGTTTAATTCTGATATGATTTTATCGTTATCCATTATTGTGGCTGATGTGCCGGTTTTAATAAATCATTTACCGTTTTTACAGGATTAAAAGTGATAAGCGGCACTGCAACAAAAACGGTCAGCCAATTTGCCATCGAACCATTCCATAATCCTGGAAGCTCGTAACTTCTTACTGGTTTTCCTTCAACACTTTTTTCAACAATAAATCCAGATTTATGATCTACAAATTCTTTTAAATCAAATTTCTGCCCTTTATAATTTTTAATTCCGCAGACCAAGTCTACAGGATTAAAATGTGTCGCTTCTTCGAGAATTTCCCGTTGTTTTTTATTTGATAAATCTACTTGAGAAGCTTCCACAATTTGAAGTGATATTTCTCCTTTTCGATTCATTATCCAGAACGGTCCTCCACCGGGTTCGCCTTCATTTCTAACCATTCCACAAACTCTGATTGGGCGGTCTAATACTTCTTTAATTTTGTTTATTTTATTTTCAAAAGTGAATTTATGAAAGTCTTTTCCTAATTCAATATTCAGCTTTTTCGATAAAAACTCAGTAAGATCAGACAAAGAATCTTCATTTATCTGTTGGTCTTCAATAACTTTTAAATATTTAAAAACTTTTTGCTGTACTTCAATCAACACTCCGCCTAAAGCTTTTTTATATAAAGTAATTTTATCAATATGGTTTTGGATTACATTATCGATGTTTTTAATAAAGATTATATCTGCATTCAAATTATTTAGGTTTTCAATTAAAGCTCCGTGTCCGCCCGGTCTAAAGATTAGATTTCCATTTGAACTTCTAACGATCTTATTTTTGGCATCAACATTTATCGAATCTGTACTTTTATTTTGATAAGAATACCCAATATTTATTTGTATTCCTGAAGGCTTTTCAATTTTCTCTCTTACTTCATCTACGGCTTTTTCAAATAAATTTTGATGAATTTCTGAAACGGTAAAATGAAGATTTGAAACATTCTTTGATGTTGCATAATGTACACATT
This is a stretch of genomic DNA from Flavobacterium endoglycinae. It encodes these proteins:
- a CDS encoding Rieske (2Fe-2S) protein, coding for MKKIWLLIVFVCVLSACSESDRNNKNPYIPSYAVNLSVDMNLPLYSNLKYASNGVIVPNYGAKGIIIFNTGSGYNAFDAACPNQEISSCTAMTIDGINAVCSCDKTSYSLFTGLGNKEYPLKQYKVQVSGTVIHVYN
- the arfB gene encoding alternative ribosome rescue aminoacyl-tRNA hydrolase ArfB; protein product: MDNDKIISELNFKAVRSSGAGGQNVNKVSSKVILSFDLENSQALSDDEKLLLKENLSARLTSENILILNCDEDRSQLKNKEIVTKRFFEILKKGLYVPKVRKATKVPKSVIKKRIKDKKNLSDLKQSRKKPNLD
- a CDS encoding TonB-dependent receptor, giving the protein MKTLFKGTFKGTKLQRRKGSKLIQKSSVLFLSSIFFPLFSFAQQQDSTKVNSLDEVLVSAVRVTSKTPVTFSNMDKKEIKYRNLGQDIPVLMNYLPSVVTTSDAGGGIGYTGIRVRGSDATRVNVTINGIPYNDAESQGTFWVNMPDFASSVESLQLQRGVGTSTNGSGAFGASLNMLTDSYASKANGEISSSYGSFNSMKNTVKFSTGLLNDHFEVAGRLSAIKSDGYVDRASSDLKSYFLQGTYVGKTTLIKALVFGGTEKTYQSWNGIDAQTLNSDRTFNSAGMYTDEAGNVRFYDNETDNYKQNHYQLHWSESLSDKWSTNLAFHYTKGQGYYENYKEDAEMSDYNLNPVGTITTTDLVRQKWLDNDFYGTTFSVKYKEEKLDAIFGGGWNKYEGDHYGKVIWARYASQSELGDHYYDDFSTKTDGNIFAKANYQLTEKLSFYGDLQYRRVHYKANSYETGIVDDTFDFFNPKAGLNFEINQKNTLYFSYARANREPNRTDYEGGNVKPEKLNDFEFGWRFNSEKFQLNSNLYYMGYKDQLILTGRLDDVGNPIRANTEKSYRLGFEFDATILLSEKFTLRPNFTLSSNKNVDLAVEGQYYGTTKIAYSPEVIAGNIIVYKPIDRLYISLLQKYVGEQYMNNIELPSAKLADYFVNDLNISYEIQPKSVFKSITITGLVNNILDKKYVSNGAMWDIYPYYYPQAGINFLAGLSLKF